Proteins encoded in a region of the Halioglobus maricola genome:
- a CDS encoding sodium:solute symporter family protein translates to MRLQTIDILIILAYLVATVLIGLYLRKRASENLQAYFQGGKQLPWYMLGLSNASGMFDISGTMWLVALCFVYGMKSIWIPWLWPVFNQVFLAVFLSMWLRRSNVLTGAEWMHTRFGNNVGARLSHGIIVAFALISVLGFLAYGFIGVGKFMEIFIPWETVSTVVPFHVPEAYVPHLYGIFFTSIATLYVLLGGMYSIVWADVLQFTIMTISAITIAVIAMISVSPEALHAATPEGWANPFFGWRLDLDWSGIIAEVNDKIISDGYTLFSIFFMMMLFKGVLLSLAGPAPNYDMQKILATRSPREAALMSGFVSVVLMPIRYLMIAGFAVLAIVYYQDLDLVSGGELDFENILPSAMLQFVPVGLLGLLLAGLLAAFMSTFASTVNAAPAYLVNDVYKRYIKPEASDRQLVRASYIVSLSVVVISILIGLFVESINSVLMWLVSGLWGGYVVSNVLKWYWWRLNGMGYFSGMAAGIFGALAFPPMFQGVFEGVSSDILPLYLFPLLLMFSGAACILASLFTEPEDNEVLLDFYTNVRPWGFWGPIQRLALERDPNFKRNEDFGRDMFNVALGIVAQTCLVAAPIFLVIREWTSLSLSLGVFAIAAAVLYRTWYSNLPSANEKLRSITY, encoded by the coding sequence ATGCGCCTGCAGACAATCGACATACTCATTATTCTGGCCTACCTCGTAGCGACTGTGCTCATCGGCCTCTACCTGCGCAAGCGGGCCAGCGAAAACCTCCAGGCCTATTTCCAGGGTGGCAAGCAATTGCCCTGGTACATGCTCGGGCTGTCCAATGCCTCAGGGATGTTCGATATCTCTGGCACCATGTGGTTGGTTGCCCTGTGTTTCGTCTACGGTATGAAGAGCATCTGGATTCCCTGGCTGTGGCCGGTATTCAACCAGGTGTTTCTGGCCGTGTTTCTGTCGATGTGGTTGCGCCGCTCCAACGTTCTCACCGGTGCCGAGTGGATGCACACACGGTTCGGTAACAATGTCGGAGCACGCCTTTCCCACGGCATCATCGTCGCCTTTGCCTTGATCAGCGTGCTGGGGTTCCTGGCGTATGGCTTCATCGGTGTAGGCAAGTTCATGGAGATCTTTATTCCCTGGGAAACGGTCTCCACAGTGGTGCCTTTCCATGTGCCTGAAGCCTATGTCCCCCACCTTTACGGTATATTCTTTACCAGTATCGCCACGCTCTATGTACTACTGGGCGGCATGTACAGCATTGTTTGGGCGGATGTACTGCAATTCACCATCATGACCATCTCGGCAATCACCATTGCGGTGATCGCCATGATATCGGTCTCTCCAGAGGCTCTTCACGCGGCCACCCCGGAAGGCTGGGCCAATCCGTTTTTCGGCTGGCGCCTGGATCTCGACTGGAGCGGCATCATCGCTGAGGTCAACGACAAGATCATCTCCGATGGCTACACCCTGTTCAGCATTTTCTTCATGATGATGCTGTTCAAGGGGGTACTGCTGAGCCTGGCAGGGCCCGCGCCCAACTATGACATGCAGAAGATCCTGGCGACACGCTCGCCAAGAGAAGCCGCATTGATGAGCGGCTTCGTTTCAGTCGTGCTCATGCCCATCCGCTACCTGATGATCGCCGGTTTCGCCGTACTCGCCATTGTCTACTATCAGGATCTTGACCTGGTTTCAGGTGGCGAACTGGACTTCGAAAACATTCTTCCCTCCGCCATGCTGCAGTTTGTACCGGTGGGCCTACTCGGCCTGCTGCTCGCCGGACTGCTTGCAGCGTTCATGTCTACATTCGCTTCCACTGTGAACGCTGCGCCGGCCTACCTGGTCAACGACGTCTACAAACGCTATATCAAGCCCGAGGCCAGCGACAGACAGCTGGTACGTGCCAGCTACATTGTGTCCCTCTCTGTGGTGGTGATCAGCATCCTGATCGGCCTGTTCGTAGAAAGTATCAACAGCGTATTAATGTGGCTGGTATCAGGACTCTGGGGCGGCTACGTGGTCTCCAACGTTCTCAAATGGTATTGGTGGCGCCTCAACGGCATGGGCTATTTCAGCGGAATGGCCGCCGGCATCTTCGGTGCTCTTGCCTTCCCACCGATGTTCCAGGGTGTATTTGAAGGGGTTTCCTCCGACATCTTGCCACTTTACCTGTTCCCGCTCCTGCTGATGTTCTCCGGCGCAGCCTGCATTCTGGCCAGCCTGTTCACCGAGCCCGAAGACAACGAAGTACTGCTGGATTTTTACACCAATGTAAGGCCCTGGGGTTTCTGGGGTCCTATCCAGCGTCTCGCCCTGGAGCGCGACCCAAATTTTAAACGCAACGAAGATTTCGGCCGCGACATGTTTAACGTGGCCCTGGGCATTGTCGCTCAGACCTGCCTGGTGGCAGCACCCATCTTCCTGGTTATTCGCGAGTGGACCTCCCTGAGCCTGAGCCTGGGAGTATTCGCCATCGCGGCGGCAGTGCTGTACCGCACCTGGTACAGCAACTTGCCGTCCGCGAACGAAAAACTCCGCTCCATTACTTACTGA